The Astatotilapia calliptera chromosome 19, fAstCal1.2, whole genome shotgun sequence DNA segment tctgaccaccgagaacactcacgttaacttttatcgagtggaaaaaaaagttagcttgtttatattatgctaacatagctatgtcgctagcggtcacgtagcacatcattatataccagctagcccaacttcagtaaccctacaaacgtcactgctgtttagttttctgtcttcatttatgctggaagtgatagcagagctgtacgtttcaatttgtttccaaaaccccgcagtcaggacatgctatattgtatttagatagaagctagcgagctaactccctgctaacttctaactccgttaaatgtcataaattccgttttcatggatgcctggatgttaaactcaattgttacacctggtagagcagaacgctgatcattttattaaagatgaaagactttagacagtttttcaactctcagtaatgccacagtgatcgtttgatatatggacctgcagcggagtttagacccagacacggctagtgacgtcagactgaacaaccggatagtcaGCAGCATGCATGCACACCATGGTAAGCTCCCTTTGTGCTTCAAGCTCCTTTTTAAGAAAGAAGTTTTCCTGTTCCAAGGCCTTCATCAGAGAGGACGGACTCTGATGTTTGTGCTGCTTCAGGGAGAGTATGGTAGCATCAAGCTGACGgacctgcaaacacagaaaagaaaactcacataacagaggaaaaaaaaagaagaaaaaaaaagaggaagaagcagcTTTTAAAAGCCTGCCATTTTTCTGTGGTGCTCAGCTCACTTTTTCTCTGGACTGGGTGAGGTCTCCTTTGATGCTGCACACTTCTGCTTGAAGTCTCTCGTTTTCTTGCCTCAgtagctgctgctcctgctccaTCAGCCGAGACATCTCATCTCTGTACAGCTTCTTGCTGTGATTCTGCAGACCGCTTGAGTGCAGGGCCATCTCCAAAATACGGTTCTGAGATTAACAAGGGCAAAAGGTCAGTCTGTTCTGCCCTCAGCTTGTCTTTTACCTCACTATAGAGAAACAAAAACCTCACTTTATCTACAGCattctgcagctgtttgtgtaGCAATGCAACTTCATGTTTTAGAGAATCCCTCTCTTGTTGCGAGACACGAAGGTCCGACTTCAGACGAGTACTTTGATGGTTGACAGTCTGAAGAGTTTCTTCCATAGTCTTGACCTTGAGTGGAAAGAAGCATATTAGTACTAATTAATGCACCAAGTTAGAGTCCTTTGTGTGCTTTGCTAGAAATCTCTATAAATTCTATTAAAATGCTGTGAAATAAGCCCACTATACCCCAACTATTGAAAAATTACCAAACGATTTGTCATCTATCTGGTGACCGAGCGAGATCCTTTAGGCTACAGCAGCCTTACCTTCTCTTGAGCTTTGGCTAGCTGGTTGCGCAGCCCTACAGTCTCCTTATCCACACTCTTCCGCTCCTCTACGAGGTGGCTGAGGTGACTCTCCATTGTGCCCGCCGCGATTGCCTGACAACCAAAAGACACCTACAGGTGTAAGGAAGCAATCTTTTGCATAACTTTAATGGTAAGGGCAGATAACACCCAAAGATCTCAGCAGATCACAGCTGGCTTAAGGCTAGAAATGActtagtttgtattttttcctgcATCTTAATCATTGCAGGTATTCAGAGATGGGGATGAGATTGGGTCATTTAATTCTAAGAAGGGGTGGTGTTAGGAAGTTCTTAATATTGTGTCTGTGTTATATTATGGTGGCGTTGGATGTGAAGTGTTTTGGTGCCCATAATCTAATGCTCACCTTCTCTCTGAGGTTAGAGAGCTTCTGTGACAGCTGGATATTCCTCTCCTCCAGCTGTGCAGTGTCCTCCAGAGCTTTGGTCAACTCTGCCTCCAGAGCAGACACACAAGCTGCCAGCTAACACAAAACAGCCACCAATTAACTACCCGCTACCACCGCCACCACACCGTGGCAACTATCAGCTGGTCATTAAACGCCGTTTAccttgtttttctcttcagcAGAAGCAGCTTCCCTCCTCTCATTTTCCTTTATCAATTCTGCCAGCTGCTGTCGTAGACTCTCCGTACCGGCAGTATTTTGGGcatttttctctgacagcatccCATTCGCATCCTCCAGCTGCTGACTCTGCAAACGCAGCTCTGCAATCTGTGGAGATTCATGTTTTTAAGTAAATATCTTGGTCCAAATAAATCGAATCCAGTGTGTAAGGACAAATTGGTTtcttttgtatatttaaaacttttttatatttatttttgcacgACATTACCTGTTTTTGGAAATTCTGTGATGCTTTTTGAGCTGCTAGCTTCTCTTTCTTCAGGTGCTCCCATGTTTGTCTGTAATTAAGCGTGAGAAGAAAATGTGATTATGcataaaacaaactaacaaaaaaaaaccctactgtGGTGGTTAGCCGCAAACTATATTTGGTGCTTCTTACGTCAACTCTTGCTGGACTTCCTTTAAGTCCTCTTCTTTCAATGCAGAGATCTTTTGCCTGAGGATGACGTTTTCTTCAGCAAGACGACTGGCTTCAGATCTGGagacaaaaagtcagaaaaataaattcagtgaAACTGCAGGAATCCATCACACACGATGCATGTTGAGTACATATGAGAATCACCAAACGGACTGCAGCACACCGATTATAAACAACTCTACAGTTTACACACACTAAACAACTTCTTGCTTCTCCGCTGATGACCTACGGGGACAAAAACTGTCAGGCTCTGCTACAGAGGGTTTAGAAGCTCAGTCGCAGCTAGAACTTCACAGCACTAAAGGATGGTGGTAACACCGGCCACAGAAGACAAAGGGATCCTAGTTTTCTCCATGTTACCTATGAGCCTGCGTCACTTCGTTTAATGTCTGTGACTTGTCTTGTAGCTCTGTGATGGTTCGGTGAAGTTGCGTGTTCTGCTTCTCCAACGCCTTACAGCAGTCTTCAAGATCAGTCACTGCATCAACATTCGCCTCCAGTTCCCTATCTAAATCCAGAAAAGCCTCCACTGAGGGGCTCTCCAGTCGTTCAGCATCTAGGCCAAAGGCTGAAAGAATTCCATCCTGCCTTTCTAATTCGCTGAACAGCTCAGACAGTTTAGtgttttcttctctcatcctgtTGATCTCATCCACAAGTGAAATTTGCTGCTCTTTGAAACTGTGGAAAATATTGATCCTGCTCTCAAGGCTCCACACCCTTCTCTCAAGTTCACCATTTTGCTCCTTCAGTTTggcattttcacacatgcaatCTTCATACCTAATTTGAAGATCTGTCATTTTCAAGGCCTTTATCTCCAGCTCTTTGACATGCTCCATTAACAGCAACATTCTAACTTTGAGGCTGTAGTTTTCCTCTAACACCTGGTGCCCAGCCTTGATCTTTTCATTGTTATGAGCCAGCAGGTTCTCTAGTATTTCAGTCTTCTGCTGAAGCAAAGAAATCTTCTCATGCAGGAGAATGTTCTCCTCTGTGGTCGTATTATAGAAAGCCTGTAGTTTCAGCAAAGGCTGCCGCTCACAATCAGAGTCTTGATCCACACATTCATGTCCACATTTAACGTTTCCCCCCTTTAGTTCTGCGAGTAAATGTTCACAGTCTGAATCCAGGGAGTTATTCAGTAAACAGTTAACCTCAGCATCCAGACACGGTTCACCAGGGTAACCCGTCTCCTCCAGCGCTGAGGACACAACCACAGTCTCATGATGCTGCTCATCTTCCTGGGAATAGCTTTCAAACCCCACTGCTGCTACATCTTGAGGATTGTTCTCTTTACATAATTCAAGAGTTGCTTTGTTCTCACCATCTTCAAAGGCCTCAAGTGATGAGACGGGCCCACATTTCATCTCTGGGAAAACTGCTTCATTTGGGTTTTCTGTGGATTCGGACTCGGGGTGATCAGAAGGTGCCAACTCACAGCCTGCGTGATAAAGTTCAGCTTGCTCGGGGAAATCAGTAACATAAATATCATCACCACATCCCTGAAACCCATCAGCATTTGCAGGACACAATTCACGAGTCTCTTTCATATCTTCTTGCACGATATTTTGTCGGAGTTCTTGGTTTTCACTAGCACCCATTAACTCTCCGTCTCCCCGAATGTCACTGGTAGCAGAGCCATCTTCATTGTTTGCGTCAAAAACATCCACGTTTTCAGTGGCTTCCTCTCCTGCATACAGAGTCCCCGTTAGAGTCTCTTCATCGCTATCTTGTTCATCCAGAATTTCAGGTGTTTCTTCACAAAATAAAGTAACGCATTCTCTGTTGTGTAGCATCTCCTCCATTAATGTGTTCATCCCCTTCAATTCCTTCATCTCTTTGTCTTCCACTTTTTCCACAGAAGATGAAAGCTGTTGGATTTCCATCCCCAGCTCTTTAACTCTTACTTTAAAATCTTCTGCCTTAATCTCAACTGCATCTTTTAACTTTTGCTCAAGAATCGACACACTTTCCTGTAGTTCACACCTGTCAAGCTCAAAGTCCACTGCGGCCCGCTTAAGAAGCATCTCCAGCTCTTCGATCTTCATCTTTAAATCATCGCGCTCATTTAGAAGTTCAATTCTCTCTGCTGTCTGCCTTTCTGAAATACAAAGCATCTCATTGTACTTTGACTCAAGTTCTGAATTACTACTCAGAAGTTCTTCCCTCTCCTGTTTAAAATCATCGACTGTTTCATTCAACAGGAGCTCTGTCTGAACAAGAAGatcatgtttggttttcagGCTTTCCTGAAGCCTGTTATGGAGATCATTCAGCTGCTTGCTGAGCTCTATTTCTTTGGTCTGGGCCTTGCTAATCAAGTCATCGAGCTCATGTTGCAGCTGCTTTTTCTCATTCATTAGTGCTTCCATTTGCTCTTCGTGAACACTTTCTAGCTCCCTTCTTTCTTTTGTCCACTCCTGATTTAATCTCTGTCTTTCCCCCTCCGCTGCCTCCTccatcatttttctttgttcctcTGCTCTCTCGAGAGCCTTCTGCATCTCTGCTTCCCATTCGAGCTTCTGCTTGGCGTGGCTTTCAGAAAGAGCCTCCAGCTCTCTTTGGTAGTGCTGTTCAAGTTTCAAAACATCAGCCTGAAAACGCTGTGCAACAAATTCCTGATCACACGAGAAACGATCTTCCACTTCTTTGATTCTCAGGTTGAAACTGATCTCGATGTCCTTCCTGCACATGGTTATTCAAGGGCGGTTACAGAAGCAGTTTGGAAAGTATTACATTATAATTGCTGACAATCCTCAACACaggaggctttaaaaaaaatagcttagACACCTTATCTCTTAGCAGAATCATGTTCGATTGTTTGGTGTTACATTAGAGGATTAACACTACTTTCATGTGATGTTAGCTTGAGATTAAGGCTGAAGAATAAATTTTGATAAATTTAATTAGGTAAAATGTTGTTTCTTACCTCTCCTGGGCGATGTCATCTCGTAGTTTGTCTAACATGGCGCTGAGTGTGTCCCTTTCCTCTATATGCTTGACACTCAGCTCCTTCACGGCTTCTCGATGGCTCTCCTCTAGACGCGCCTTCTCCTCTGCCATCAAACTTTCCAGTCTTTTCTCCACCTTCTCCCTCTCCGTCTCAAACTTCTCCCTCTCCTCATTTATCCTATCCTGGATCATCCCTTCATAATCCTCCTCCAGTTGGAGTCTCTCCCTCTCCCACTTCTCCTTCagctttttctccctctgctcaAACTTCTCCTGTAGCTGCGACCTCTCGAGTATTTTTTCAAGCAGCGCCGCCTCGTGATGCTCCTGAAGCTGAGCTCGTTCCCTCTCCCACTGCTCCCTCAGACTGTTCTCCTTCTCTTCTTGCTCCTTGACGAGTCTCAGCATCTCTTCCTCCAGCAGCATCTGTAAAGACTCGCCGTTCTGCTGATCCAGCTGAGCCCTCTCTTTCTGCCACTCCTCTGTCAGCGTCTCCACCAATTCCTCACGCTCTTCCTCAAATTTCAATTTTACCTCCTCTAGTTTATCACTTAGTTTCTCCTCATGGCTTTCTAGTAACAATTTCTTCTTGCTTTCCCAATCATCTAATAATCTCTTCTCCAAATCAGCCTTTTCCTCCTGTAATTCCTTTCTCTCCTCTGCTAGTCTGGTTTCAAACAGCTCTGCATGCTCATCCTTTAGTTTCTTGAGCTCTATGGCATGTTGAGTCCTCAGCTTCTCAATCTCAAGACTTTCATCGGTCTCTGTCTGTTGAACTCTTAGGGTCTTCAGCTGCTCTTCCAGGTCTGCAGTGCGAGTCTGGGCCTCCAGGAGCTGGTTTCTTAGTTTTACCAACTCCTCTTCTTGGAGGTTCTTAAGCTCTTCCctttcctctgtctgtttctCCTCCAGTAAACTCCTCTCCAACTCTACCTCCTCCAGCTGGCTCTGCAGCTCCTGTGCATGGCTCTGAATGTTGACCATCTCATCTCTTaaagcctgaacctcctgctgGTGGAGGTTTGCCAAGGAAGCTTTCTGGTCTTCATGGTTCAGCCTTTGTTTTTCCACCATGTTGTTAAATTCATTCATCTGTATGGATAAAAGATTTATATAAACCTTGTAGTTAATTTCTGAATAATAGTCACATATTCCCTTTCCCCATATTTTAGATTtaataatcatttttatttatttattaaagcacTTGGGAGTGGAGATGCAGAGGACCCTGCAGAGGTCTCACCTCCTCGTTTCTTTCCAATTCTAAAACTTCTCATTTTCTTCAGCAGATTTACACATTAAAAACTGGTGGTGCTAGCAGACTAACCTTGATTTCCAGCTGGTTTCGCAATTCCTCGATTTCACGCAGGTGCTGCTCCTTCAGCTGCTCCAGCATCATCTCTGCTTCTAGGCTCATACTGAAAGGCTGAACCTCCTCTGAACCGAGACCTGTGAGAAGTCAAGTTAGAAGTGAGGGGTTGGTTGATATTTgacaaaggttaaaaaaacaaagcaggacaacacaaataataaaacaccaATAAATAACCTCTAAATAACCAGTGCAAACAGAGTGAGTCAGTCAGTTATCACTGCATTAATTTATCAGTGCATTTAAGTGTTCAGGACCCAGTTAGTCTTTAGAAGTAGATAGTCTCTGAAGCTATAGCTGTGTACTTTGGGTGATCTGTATCgcctgcctgagggcaacagtcCAAACAAACTGTGAGCGTGGTGAAAGCAGTCCCTGATGTTTTGTGCTCTTTTAAAGTAGCGTGCAATGTCCTCCAAGGATGGCAGCTGGCaaccagtgtttttttttattctttgctgTTTGTACCACTCCTTGCAGCACCCTTTTGACTGCTACAGAGCAGCCAGCATCCCACACCTATGTGTGTTTAGTTGCTGCTCAATGTTGTTTTTCCTAAGTAGTCTCTGATGTGCCTTTTTCCCCTGTTCCAGTACTGTTGTCTGACCAGGAAAGGTTCAATGATAGGGGGAAACCCAATTCAAATGACCTTACACACGCTACACACTTCCTACTAATGCAGAATGAGACTGAGTCAAGCCTTTTCCTGTAGTCCATTATTAGCTCTTTGGTTTAAGTAATGTTCAAAACCAGGTTGTTTACTGACAGTTGCTGTAACTCACCTCTGCATGCTGACTCATCGTCACCTGATATCAGGCCAACAGCAATTGTGTCACCAGTGAATTTAATAATACTGTTGCACGATAGGTCATGTATGCAGTTGGTCCTCTTTAATGATTTTGAGCACTATTTTACTGCAATGTTACACTATAGGCTTACCTGGGTCAGACTCCATTCCAGGGCTTTTACTCTCCAGCTCCTCAGAGAGAGGTTTCTGACAAGACTGATGAGTTCTGCCGAGGCTGTGGAACTCCCGCAGCTCTGACTGCAGCTCATCGATACGATCCTGTAATTCCTACGGAATAAGAGTACTTAACGTTAAACATCTGTGTCACATCAGCACATTTTACACGCTCCTGTGTGGAAAAAACAGTCTCTCTTAGTTACCCTGCACTGAGCTTCATAGCCGCTGCGTAGCTGTTTAATGCGCTCCTCTTGGAGGAGGAAGTCTGCACTGTTAGGGTCCAGATCACCAAACTAAAATAAGAAAAGATCATATACTAATTATCATGCTAGCACAGACAGatatttaaaaaccaaaacaaataacaataacaaaaacaacaacaaaacaacaaacaaacatgaaactcaAATTGCAAGCGAAAAAGGTGAAAGTCAATATTATGAAAATCCATTATATAGCATCTTAAAATGTGTCTGCACCTTATCTTTCATAATGTTGTCCAAACTTGTCTGGAGTTTAGTAATTTGATTTTGAGCATCAACTAGTTTTTCATTGCAGTCCAGTAACTCCATCTCCAGACGTCTGTTCTCCTGAAAATGAACAACATCATGATTCTtatattttcaaattattttttggggataaagaacacagtgtacattagaaacactgacatattCCAtgcttaacaaaataaaaaaacaaaaacaaatacacttGCACACCATGAATTATTCGGTTACCTTCACCGAGATGGAGAGGTGGTCTCGGATGAAAGATTCATCCTCCCTGATCTTCTCGATCTCTGCTTCCAGCTCGTCACGCTGCAGGAAAGCCTGTTGCTGAATCTGCTCCATCTCCCTCATCAGCTCAGATTTTACTGCCGCTAGCTTCTCTTTGTGGTCCTGCTCAAGCTTCCTGCAGATGATCATCCACAGCAGAAAAACTCAACACTTAATATACATTACTTAACAAATTTATTGAATCACCTGTcataaaaaaagcaataaagtacaaatattttagaaatctgtcaaaaaaacaaaacaaacctaaaacaaacctaaaaaaataaaaaaaataaaaaaataaatattgtaagTCACTGAACTCTAActgaattcacatttttaaactcaAATTTGAGCCGGCACACCAAACTTTGAGAGATCAGATATTAATCAAGCAGAACCATTAAAGAGGATTTTTCTGTTTAGGAAAGTAAGTAAATTTGGCatcttaaacacaaaaatattaaagtgcGTTACCATTtttgtaaaacacaattttaaaagtcatggataaaaacaataacaatactTTACttgtaaaaatgtcatttcaatTAAAGAGCTTGTTTGGGAAATTAACcattataaatacaaaaaaatattttttaattatctaTACTGTTACGGTAatttagggcagctgtggcaCATTGTGTTTTGGTCTAGTACACTGCAAGTAGATTTAATATTTGCTCTCAACTTTTCTTCACAAACACTTAGAGTAAACAAAATTTCTTAGTTAAAGTAAAGCAAGCTAAACAGGCTCAAC contains these protein-coding regions:
- the nin gene encoding ninein isoform X5; amino-acid sequence: MKLLVRTDAAEIDEAILFGRVLSCGMDDGHEQDQYEERLKEVFNSFDTSGCGSLCPEELSDLCQSLHLNDTAPALLQTLLQSQDRLTARVDFEQFKDALILVLSSSIEPPQEEQEVLPKPESPEIKPKFVKSGKRYGRRSTPELIEPISDLTETTHVKPADEEDLEDNYDSAVPRKRERWNAHESSTEEYEAEGQMHLWNPDEPNTPRGSIVPLSAHLEERLREACEEMEIQWDGCAGHSELLALCEHLGLEVNGDALLSLSADGMMTVQEFVSRVANHNKPPTPSASTPYRQLKRHHSTQPFDEGGRRIATPSSLTSTIGMRLFSSLDDGTGYTPVEYILDAWIEGGIENSTDILQALNFELDGKLSLGDLTMALENELLVTKNGIHQAALASFKAEIRYLLERVDRELREKEKIRSDLEKAEKQKTQLANEVDEHHSAIEHMNNLNLRKLEQDHKEKLAAVKSELMREMEQIQQQAFLQRDELEAEIEKIREDESFIRDHLSISVKENRRLEMELLDCNEKLVDAQNQITKLQTSLDNIMKDKFGDLDPNSADFLLQEERIKQLRSGYEAQCRELQDRIDELQSELREFHSLGRTHQSCQKPLSEELESKSPGMESDPGLGSEEVQPFSMSLEAEMMLEQLKEQHLREIEELRNQLEIKMNEFNNMVEKQRLNHEDQKASLANLHQQEVQALRDEMVNIQSHAQELQSQLEEVELERSLLEEKQTEEREELKNLQEEELVKLRNQLLEAQTRTADLEEQLKTLRVQQTETDESLEIEKLRTQHAIELKKLKDEHAELFETRLAEERKELQEEKADLEKRLLDDWESKKKLLLESHEEKLSDKLEEVKLKFEEEREELVETLTEEWQKERAQLDQQNGESLQMLLEEEMLRLVKEQEEKENSLREQWERERAQLQEHHEAALLEKILERSQLQEKFEQREKKLKEKWERERLQLEEDYEGMIQDRINEEREKFETEREKVEKRLESLMAEEKARLEESHREAVKELSVKHIEERDTLSAMLDKLRDDIAQERSEASRLAEENVILRQKISALKEEDLKEVQQELTQTWEHLKKEKLAAQKASQNFQKQIAELRLQSQQLEDANGMLSEKNAQNTAGTESLRQQLAELIKENERREAASAEEKNKLAACVSALEAELTKALEDTAQLEERNIQLSQKLSNLREKAIAAGTMESHLSHLVEERKSVDKETVGLRNQLAKAQEKVKTMEETLQTVNHQSTRLKSDLRVSQQERDSLKHEVALLHKQLQNAVDKNRILEMALHSSGLQNHSKKLYRDEMSRLMEQEQQLLRQENERLQAEVCSIKGDLTQSREKVRQLDATILSLKQHKHQSPSSLMKALEQENFFLKKELEAQRELTMGCEGGQRRTELESLQQENEALKAQLARLTTQLLETFQAQFMGLLPPSPHRMPRGQHRGEDPDNMQDERESKMKRMEERMKEIELSLHNVKLLLKEKVAQLKDQLHKNGKADVLIKDLYVENAQLLKALEITEQRQKIAEKKNYLLEEKISSLNKIVCDLNPSHLPLPYHYK
- the nin gene encoding ninein isoform X2 yields the protein MDDGHEQDQYEERLKEVFNSFDTSGCGSLCPEELSDLCQSLHLNDTAPALLQTLLQSQDRLTARVDFEQFKDALILVLSSSIEPPQEEQEVLPKPESPEIKPKFVKSGKRYGRRSTPELIEPISDLTETTHVKPADEEDLEDNYDSAVPRKRERWNAHESSTEEYEAEGQMHLWNPDEPNTPRGSIVPLSAHLEERLREACEEMEIQWDGCAGHSELLALCEHLGLEVNGDALLSLSADGMMTVQEFVSRVANHNKPPTPSASTPYRQLKRHHSTQPFDEGGRRIATPSSLTSTIGMRLFSSLDDGTGYTPVEYILDAWIEGGIENSTDILQALNFELDGKLSLGDLTMALENELLVTKNGIHQAALASFKAEIRYLLERVDRELREKEKIRSDLEKAEKQKTQLANEVDEHHSAIEHMNNLNLRKLEQDHKEKLAAVKSELMREMEQIQQQAFLQRDELEAEIEKIREDESFIRDHLSISVKENRRLEMELLDCNEKLVDAQNQITKLQTSLDNIMKDKFGDLDPNSADFLLQEERIKQLRSGYEAQCRELQDRIDELQSELREFHSLGRTHQSCQKPLSEELESKSPGMESDPGLGSEEVQPFSMSLEAEMMLEQLKEQHLREIEELRNQLEIKMNEFNNMVEKQRLNHEDQKASLANLHQQEVQALRDEMVNIQSHAQELQSQLEEVELERSLLEEKQTEEREELKNLQEEELVKLRNQLLEAQTRTADLEEQLKTLRVQQTETDESLEIEKLRTQHAIELKKLKDEHAELFETRLAEERKELQEEKADLEKRLLDDWESKKKLLLESHEEKLSDKLEEVKLKFEEEREELVETLTEEWQKERAQLDQQNGESLQMLLEEEMLRLVKEQEEKENSLREQWERERAQLQEHHEAALLEKILERSQLQEKFEQREKKLKEKWERERLQLEEDYEGMIQDRINEEREKFETEREKVEKRLESLMAEEKARLEESHREAVKELSVKHIEERDTLSAMLDKLRDDIAQERKDIEISFNLRIKEVEDRFSCDQEFVAQRFQADVLKLEQHYQRELEALSESHAKQKLEWEAEMQKALERAEEQRKMMEEAAEGERQRLNQEWTKERRELESVHEEQMEALMNEKKQLQHELDDLISKAQTKEIELSKQLNDLHNRLQESLKTKHDLLVQTELLLNETVDDFKQEREELLSSNSELESKYNEMLCISERQTAERIELLNERDDLKMKIEELEMLLKRAAVDFELDRCELQESVSILEQKLKDAVEIKAEDFKVRVKELGMEIQQLSSSVEKVEDKEMKELKGMNTLMEEMLHNRECVTLFCEETPEILDEQDSDEETLTGTLYAGEEATENVDVFDANNEDGSATSDIRGDGELMGASENQELRQNIVQEDMKETRELCPANADGFQGCGDDIYVTDFPEQAELYHAGCELAPSDHPESESTENPNEAVFPEMKCGPVSSLEAFEDGENKATLELCKENNPQDVAAVGFESYSQEDEQHHETVVVSSALEETGYPGEPCLDAEVNCLLNNSLDSDCEHLLAELKGGNVKCGHECVDQDSDCERQPLLKLQAFYNTTTEENILLHEKISLLQQKTEILENLLAHNNEKIKAGHQVLEENYSLKVRMLLLMEHVKELEIKALKMTDLQIRYEDCMCENAKLKEQNGELERRVWSLESRINIFHSFKEQQISLVDEINRMREENTKLSELFSELERQDGILSAFGLDAERLESPSVEAFLDLDRELEANVDAVTDLEDCCKALEKQNTQLHRTITELQDKSQTLNEVTQAHRSEASRLAEENVILRQKISALKEEDLKEVQQELTQTWEHLKKEKLAAQKASQNFQKQIAELRLQSQQLEDANGMLSEKNAQNTAGTESLRQQLAELIKENERREAASAEEKNKLAACVSALEAELTKALEDTAQLEERNIQLSQKLSNLREKAIAAGTMESHLSHLVEERKSVDKETVGLRNQLAKAQEKVKTMEETLQTVNHQSTRLKSDLRVSQQERDSLKHEVALLHKQLQNAVDKNRILEMALHSSGLQNHSKKLYRDEMSRLMEQEQQLLRQENERLQAEVCSIKGDLTQSREKVRQLDATILSLKQHKHQSPSSLMKALEQENFFLKKELEAQRELTMGCEGGQRRTELESLQQENEALKAQLARLTTQLLETFQAQFMGLLPPSPHRMPRGQHRGEDPDNMQDERESKMKRMEERMKEIELSLHNVKLLLKEKVAQLKDQLHKNGKADVLIKDLYVENAQLLKALEITEQRQKIAEKKNYLLEEKISSLNKIVCDLNPSHLPLPYHYK
- the nin gene encoding ninein isoform X1, whose product is MKLLVRTDAAEIDEAILFGRVLSCGMDDGHEQDQYEERLKEVFNSFDTSGCGSLCPEELSDLCQSLHLNDTAPALLQTLLQSQDRLTARVDFEQFKDALILVLSSSIEPPQEEQEVLPKPESPEIKPKFVKSGKRYGRRSTPELIEPISDLTETTHVKPADEEDLEDNYDSAVPRKRERWNAHESSTEEYEAEGQMHLWNPDEPNTPRGSIVPLSAHLEERLREACEEMEIQWDGCAGHSELLALCEHLGLEVNGDALLSLSADGMMTVQEFVSRVANHNKPPTPSASTPYRQLKRHHSTQPFDEGGRRIATPSSLTSTIGMRLFSSLDDGTGYTPVEYILDAWIEGGIENSTDILQALNFELDGKLSLGDLTMALENELLVTKNGIHQAALASFKAEIRYLLERVDRELREKEKIRSDLEKAEKQKTQLANEVDEHHSAIEHMNNLNLRKLEQDHKEKLAAVKSELMREMEQIQQQAFLQRDELEAEIEKIREDESFIRDHLSISVKENRRLEMELLDCNEKLVDAQNQITKLQTSLDNIMKDKFGDLDPNSADFLLQEERIKQLRSGYEAQCRELQDRIDELQSELREFHSLGRTHQSCQKPLSEELESKSPGMESDPGLGSEEVQPFSMSLEAEMMLEQLKEQHLREIEELRNQLEIKMNEFNNMVEKQRLNHEDQKASLANLHQQEVQALRDEMVNIQSHAQELQSQLEEVELERSLLEEKQTEEREELKNLQEEELVKLRNQLLEAQTRTADLEEQLKTLRVQQTETDESLEIEKLRTQHAIELKKLKDEHAELFETRLAEERKELQEEKADLEKRLLDDWESKKKLLLESHEEKLSDKLEEVKLKFEEEREELVETLTEEWQKERAQLDQQNGESLQMLLEEEMLRLVKEQEEKENSLREQWERERAQLQEHHEAALLEKILERSQLQEKFEQREKKLKEKWERERLQLEEDYEGMIQDRINEEREKFETEREKVEKRLESLMAEEKARLEESHREAVKELSVKHIEERDTLSAMLDKLRDDIAQERKDIEISFNLRIKEVEDRFSCDQEFVAQRFQADVLKLEQHYQRELEALSESHAKQKLEWEAEMQKALERAEEQRKMMEEAAEGERQRLNQEWTKERRELESVHEEQMEALMNEKKQLQHELDDLISKAQTKEIELSKQLNDLHNRLQESLKTKHDLLVQTELLLNETVDDFKQEREELLSSNSELESKYNEMLCISERQTAERIELLNERDDLKMKIEELEMLLKRAAVDFELDRCELQESVSILEQKLKDAVEIKAEDFKVRVKELGMEIQQLSSSVEKVEDKEMKELKGMNTLMEEMLHNRECVTLFCEETPEILDEQDSDEETLTGTLYAGEEATENVDVFDANNEDGSATSDIRGDGELMGASENQELRQNIVQEDMKETRELCPANADGFQGCGDDIYVTDFPEQAELYHAGCELAPSDHPESESTENPNEAVFPEMKCGPVSSLEAFEDGENKATLELCKENNPQDVAAVGFESYSQEDEQHHETVVVSSALEETGYPGEPCLDAEVNCLLNNSLDSDCEHLLAELKGGNVKCGHECVDQDSDCERQPLLKLQAFYNTTTEENILLHEKISLLQQKTEILENLLAHNNEKIKAGHQVLEENYSLKVRMLLLMEHVKELEIKALKMTDLQIRYEDCMCENAKLKEQNGELERRVWSLESRINIFHSFKEQQISLVDEINRMREENTKLSELFSELERQDGILSAFGLDAERLESPSVEAFLDLDRELEANVDAVTDLEDCCKALEKQNTQLHRTITELQDKSQTLNEVTQAHRSEASRLAEENVILRQKISALKEEDLKEVQQELTQTWEHLKKEKLAAQKASQNFQKQIAELRLQSQQLEDANGMLSEKNAQNTAGTESLRQQLAELIKENERREAASAEEKNKLAACVSALEAELTKALEDTAQLEERNIQLSQKLSNLREKAIAAGTMESHLSHLVEERKSVDKETVGLRNQLAKAQEKVKTMEETLQTVNHQSTRLKSDLRVSQQERDSLKHEVALLHKQLQNAVDKNRILEMALHSSGLQNHSKKLYRDEMSRLMEQEQQLLRQENERLQAEVCSIKGDLTQSREKVRQLDATILSLKQHKHQSPSSLMKALEQENFFLKKELEAQRELTMGCEGGQRRTELESLQQENEALKAQLARLTTQLLETFQAQFMGLLPPSPHRMPRGQHRGEDPDNMQDERESKMKRMEERMKEIELSLHNVKLLLKEKVAQLKDQLHKNGKADVLIKDLYVENAQLLKALEITEQRQKIAEKKNYLLEEKISSLNKIVCDLNPSHLPLPYHYK